Below is a genomic region from Carassius auratus strain Wakin chromosome 2, ASM336829v1, whole genome shotgun sequence.
GACACCCAAAGACTGACCAAATAGCACACATAATTCaagcaagatgtctgttaaagattgcTTCATCTTGAAAGCTCTGCTGTATACAGACATTTGATAGATGTATTTAAGATGTCagtcataaacatcttaaataaaaaaaatgtattaaaaagtctatttgacatctgataggaaacgttCTATAGACATAGTACAGATGAgcaaatactataaaaaatatttcttgcagatgtaaatgcaaacATCAAATAGACATCTCCATTCtcaactgtgatcagctgtggtcattttctcagtatgaaaagagctttccttgagcatttcagtccttggtagtgcaactgaagcaaacaatcaactatagGTGGCAAGGCACTGTAAAATATGtctgggataaagttgtggacaagCACAAGAACAAGTCaagattaaaaaatgaaaaggctttatcaatgccttgtagcacagtgaagtctattataATGAAGAAGTGAAAGGTAATTGGTATGACACAGACCCTTCCAAACTGTGTGAAAGAgccaggaggaaactggtcagaaGAGCTACTAAGAGAAGAGCTACCATGAGGCCTAAAGtaactctgaagcagttgcaggaatTTTAAACAAAGAGTGTTCATTGTGTACATGTGACatcaatatcacaaattctccacaaatatGGCTTGTATGGGAGTGTTGCAAGAAAAAATTCCAGTCCCCAAGAATGGCTACATGTCTTGATGTGCAAAGTTAGCGGAGacatatcccaacagactaaagtaTGTAATTAAAGCAATATGATGGTTCAACAGAATATTGACACAAAGGGGtggatcctttttccaactcagcaaatgtttgtttttttttttggggggggggggggtctgataTGATATACAAAGTCACTATATGTGAACATTAAGGATATTGGAATGATGAGAAAAAGTAGGATCATCACTAGGATTGTGCATAGATGTATTACCAAGAAGAACAAATCAATATAGAAATGCTAAAACTTTTTACTTAATACAAATGTGAGAGACATCATTGTggttacagtaaaaataaaaccaatacgtttcaatcaaaataaaatttcaaaaacaacaactaatGTGTCTTTAGATAATGGATGTTAAGATAAATGTACAAAAGCTAATGATACaaaactgattgattgattgatctaaATTGATTTgccaaataaaaacacaatgcaaGGTTTAATGTTACAAACCGCATGCATGAACCAAATGCAAAGTACATAATTTATACTTTTGTCAATACACTTAAAATATCATAATGTATTTAAGGTTTGCTAACTACAATCGATAATTACAGGGTccttaattttattttgcagATTGTCCAAATCTTCCAGAGATAAAGAGCATTTTTAGACAGTAAAGCAGAGTAAAAACGCAGTTCAGCTATGACTTTTTTTGGTCAGAACTTGGTCAGAACTGTAAAGTGAGAGAAGAGATAATCAAGAGTGAGATTAAGCTTTTTTTCCTGGCAGAGAAATTTGTGATTCTCCAGAATTCAGGACTGTCTTGATAGGTGCCACAATTGTTGAAAATCAAACAAGGccagcaaaaataaaatgtgtgtgaagAGAGATGGAGAAGTTTACAAGAGAAAAGTAATTTTAATTGACACACCTGGATGGTGGCCATACACGTATGTAAAGAATCAAATCAAGTCAATCAAACAGGAGGAGATCCATAAAATAATACCATGAGCGAGTGTGTTTATACGTGCACATATGTCAGGTATAATGGAGTCCTCAGATATCAGTGCAAGTGGAGTGAATGTTTTAATTACTTCAaggtttaattattttacagttaaaaaaaagtttaatgtcatgtatagcaacatttaaaaaagttatggtGAGTTTGTAACTCCATTCTTTGTCTTAACTATTTCAGTAATGATTGGGTGGAGTTTGcacttcagattttttatttttttttgttgttgttgatgagaTTACAAAACCAGAACATCAAGTACACCAGTTCAGAGAATCGTGAGAACAAGTAAGAACGTGCATTTGAAATTTGAACagacagaaaatatttaaaattataatttgaatgTACACCACAGCAAGAGATCAGTGCTAAGATAGAGAAagtgggagaaaaaaaattaaagggaaGAAAAACACTGAAAAGAAGGAGATCGTTTTGAGCATTCAAACTGACATTTTGCAACTTAACATGGAGACAGAAGAGAGCTCCGATCGTAAACACAGTGAGTATCTTCtcttaaatgttaaacatttaatgtccgacataaaccatttaaacaattttttccCCTCTGTGAATGGTGTGACAATTGATAGAATTTCATGAAAACATAAGCTTCATTGCAACCAAGGCTGAACTAGTGCAACAAAAATGGtaaagatttaatatttaaataacttcAAAACCATTAACTTCAGTCTGGGTAAtgtgtaaataatattaaaagagaCTATGTATTCTCttgtataatatgtattaatatatattattaattattattattatatttttatatattattattattattattattatatacaatatgGATTTTATTTAAGTCTGGATATGAACATACCTGAAGTTAGATTATTATTTCTAAGTTCCAGGTAGGTTCCTTTTGGTTAAAACTTGTGAAAAGGatacatattatttaattacacTGTGTAAATGTGGTAAAGGTTTATCAAGAGGATGAAGGAATGTCGTCAGATGCACCCAAGGTGCCACCATAAGAATGTGACCAACAGAAATGTTGTTTGTTTAGAACAACCTGTTTTCTAAACTGCATTTTGAACAGTAACACTGATGAAAACAACTGCAGCAACAATGTGAACAGATTCCACTGCAAACTACCACAGAGCTGCATGATTATGTCTTTATggacatttttgaataaatagcCTACATTACAAAAAGTATCCAGCTGACAGACTTTTAAAGTGTACTACAGTAAATTAAGTGAAGATGAAAATAGCATATGTCTCTATATTTTCTCTTGCAGACTGTCCAGCTCTTACAGAGATAAACGCCATTGTAATAGGGAGTAAATTAGAATACAAATGCAGTGCTGCAAATACCATCCTTGGACATAAACACTGGGAAGTGGGCAACGAGATAGTCAAGAGTGAGATGAAACAGGGGGTGGTTCAGAACAGGAAGGTTAATTTGGTAATGACACCAGGATGGTGGAAAAGCTCCACACTGGCAGAGAGTACAAAGTATATACAGATGGAGATTGTGCACAGTTTAAAACTGTGTCCTGCTCCACATGCCTTTCTTCTAGTGATCAATCTACACAAACCATTCACAGGCGTGCACCTAAATAATGTGCTGGAACACATGGAGATTCTGGGTAAACAGATCTGGAACCACACCATCCTTCTGCTCATGtatcacaacaaaacacagagaCATGCAAACAGCAAGCAGCTCATTGAGAGAGCAGGGACAGAGATTAAAACAGTGATAAAGAAGTGTGGGAACAGAGTTCATGTCTTCAGTTACACTGACAGTAAAGAGATAAATGTGGAAAAACTGTTTCAAGAGATAGAGAACTTGGTAGCTGAGCATGAAGGACAGTGCTTTAAAATTGACAGCAAACTGTTGGAAAATATGGAGGAAAAGAGAAGGACTGTGAAGGAACGAGCAGAAGAGAGAGTGATCCAAGCCAAAACAAAGATGCTAAATTTAAATCAAAGTCTAACAGGTAACgtgcatttttttcacaaaaaaaaattaataaatgagatGGACTTACGTAGTCAGTATAATCCAAATTGAAAGTAAAGCATTGTTTATGAACTCTCTCATTCTTTTGGACAGAAAAAAGTTGTAATTTTCCAGAGTTAAGGATTGTCTTGATGGGTAGCAATGCTGTTGGGAAGACCTCAGTGATGAACACCATCCACAACATGAAAATGACTCAAGAGAAGAGCAGGACAAAAGAGTGTGAAATGAGTGTGAGAGAAATTGACAAgagaaaagtcattttaattgACACACCTGGATGGTGGCCTTACGCATCTGAACAGGAGACACC
It encodes:
- the LOC113119862 gene encoding uncharacterized protein LOC113119862, which produces METEESSDRKHNCPALTEINAIVIGSKLEYKCSAANTILGHKHWEVGNEIVKSEMKQGVVQNRKVNLVMTPGWWKSSTLAESTKYIQMEIVHSLKLCPAPHAFLLVINLHKPFTGVHLNNVLEHMEILGKQIWNHTILLLMYHNKTQRHANSKQLIERAGTEIKTVIKKCGNRVHVFSYTDSKEINVEKLFQEIENLVAEHEGQCFKIDSKLLENMEEKRRTVKERAEERVIQAKTKMLNLNQSLTEKSCNFPELRIVLMGSNAVGKTSVMNTIHNMKMTQEKSRTKECEMSVREIDKRKVILIDTPGWWPYASEQETPESVKQEIMSSVTMCSPGPHAVLLVLQSGVAFTEAHRRSVKEHMELLGRSVWKYSIVVFTRGDWMGTPTIEEHIESEGKALQWLIDKCGNRYHVLNNVQQDDGTQVRELMEKVKIMARLNTVLPVAVGEALEEMEDKDEEEANMRVEEQAECRSFFEGRPLLDEAYIDKWRNDFHHVSNYGTMSELSEIEHQTYGKTKGSETMRHISPKELN